In the genome of Desulfolucanica intricata, the window AGAGCCGAAGCTCGCTAAGCCATCTTTGAATATATTGAAATTTTTTATAACCGCATTAGACTGCATTCATCTTTAGGATACATGTCTCCGCTGGAATATGAGCAAGCTTTCAAATCAGCTGCTTAATTAATTACATGCTTTTAGGTGAGCCTTTGAGGTTAATCGATGCAAAATCATCTCTTGTACAGTCTTGACAGCCAGAGTCCCCGGGCGTGGTATGATGTTAAACCGGCGGGGAAATATCTATCACATGATTCCTGTAGCCGCCCCGTCGGTAGTTTAATAAAACCACGCACGGGGTGGATGACAAGACCGATGATTTGTTTCCTTTAGAGTGTTTTGCAATTCTATAAAAACAGGAGAAAACTCGCCATTCGTTGTGTCTATTTTTCCGGAGGAAGCTCAATTCTCAATGATATGGATATAGTTTGGGGCATATACTACTTTCATTTTTTCATTACTAGTGAAATAATCAATAATTTCATAAGAATAGATCCTGTTGACTACAAAAATTTCTCATTGCGATACTGGGTTTAGAAATATCAAATGAAACTTTCTATCATAATCTTTAATGAATTTAGTAAATGAACCTCTATTATTTGCGACAATGCATTTTATATTTTTGTCTAAAATTTTTTATGGAACTTTTCTAACAAAATCTAATAATGTTTGTTATTAAACATAATTACTGTATCTTCTTTCCGTTAAATATATCTTGAATTATTTCTGTTCCTTTACTGTATTCTGCTAATACCTTTTTTAGCATGTCATCACACATCGCATTAAAATCTTTCCAGTTTAGTGAGTTATAATATTCAAAAATCAATTCGGCGAAGTTCTCTTTGTTTGGATCCAATGCAATTCCTATTCCAGAGGTTTCTACCTTTTGACCCATAAAAGAACCTTCATTACAAAGTTGTGGTATATAAAAAACTATCCCGTCATAAAATTTATTACCCATAGCTAATTGCGTTGCATCATTCTCATATATATTGTGTAGAAGGTCCGTTTCCGAAGCGAAAGAATATCTATCATCAGGTTTATATTCACCGTGAAAAAAAACATTGTTAACACCAAGTTTCTTACAATAATTCTTTAAATTTTTAGCAGTCTTCTGCTCCCTTCCATGGTAGTGAAGCTCAAACCTGCTGTCATTAGCTAATCTAGTAATAATTGTTTTATTAATTTCTTCATGTCTTATAAATCCCCAATACCTAATTCTAATTGGCTGTTTATCACGGGGTTGGTAACGCCTTATATTTCTATTCTCTAAAGAGTCCAACAAAATATTATGTGACGTACATATATTATTCTTTTTGGGCAGATAAATCCTAAAAGCATCAGAACTAACAAATGTTACTATAGAATGATTCACAAGCCCATGTATAATTTTTTTATATAAATTAAAATTCTCATAGGTAACATCTCTGTAATCTAGAATATATTTCCTTGAATACTTTTTTATTAAAATATCATATAGCAATACACCGGGAGTTGAATGCAGAACAATAATCAAATCAAAATTGTTTTCTTTAATCACTTTCGTTGCAAATTTTCTAAATCTCATAAAGTGCGGAATTTTTTTAGCCATCGATTCGCTATCCGACATGTTATCAGAAAACTTAAATACATTTACCCCCCTTGGGGGATCTACATCTGGTTTGCCATCCCTATCCCAATATATTAAATTAATTTCAATATTTGTTTTATAAAGTTGATTTATGTAAAAATGAATATATGGCATATAAGCAATTTTCGTAAAACCAATTAGCAATATTTTCATATCACTTTTCCTTTACCATGTCTCTTAAAACTTTAATAAACTTTTTTGTGTTTACACTTCTTGCATAATAACTCTCCCCAAATTTCTGGCCGTTTTTAGCGTATAGTTCTCGCCTTTCTTTATTGTTATATAGTTCAAGAATTGCTTCTACTACAGCGTCGGGGTTCTTATTAGATACCGAGATTCCAATTTTATTCTCATTAAACATTCTGTAGTAATCAGAATCATCATCAACAGAATTAATTATTGCTCTATTGCAAGCCATTAAAAGCCCTGCTTTACTCGGAACGGAATTGCCTATTATACCCCTTTTCAAGGGAATCAAGCAAACTGAGCAAGCACTATATACATCGGAAACCATATGTTGCGGTTCAAGAGGAAAGAATTTTATGTTATCTAATCCTTGAATCTTTGCATCATTGATGAAACTATCTTTTTGACTTCCTTGACCTATCATATGAAATTCGATATCTTTGTAAGATCTAAGTTTTTCAGCTACATTTAGTACCATTTTATAATCAAAAACATACCCCATAGTGCCAGCGTATTGGACATAGAACTTATCTTTGTCTAAATTATATTTCTTAACAAATCTATTTTCTCCCCATGGAACTTCATGAACTGTGCGATCATCAAACCAATTTACAATCGTGTAAACCTTTTCTTCTGACACTCCTTGTTCTAACACCTTTGTTTTCATATCTTCTGAAATAACTGTGATTATATCACTGAAATTATAAGCAATTTTTTGGAGTATATAAAAAAAATTAGCTACAAGTTTATTTTTCAGCACGCCACTATTAACTGCACTCCCAGGCCACATATCTTGAACACTATATAATATTGGTCTTTTCATGAAAATTTTGAGCAAAACAATAGAAAATATAACTGTTGGGCATGATTGAACAAAAACAGCATCAATAAAGTTCATCTTTCGCCACTTATTAAAACACCTAAATGCATAGAATGCTTCTTCTATATACCTTCTAACAAAGGCACTTTTTGGTACTATTTTCCTATCAACAGTTTCTACATGTAATTTTTGTTGATTTTTTAAATTATCCGGTATATCATCATTTAATCTCTTTCTTCTGCTTTGAATTAGTGTAACTTCAAAATTGTTTTCAAGGAGGTCTTCAATTAACGAACTAATTAAATGATTAGAAGGCCCCGGCGTATCAAATCCTTCTGTACATATAAATAATATATTTTTCATTGGCGCATCCTTTATAAAATACTCTTTTTTTTATAGATTCCATAAATGATAAACTTGATGACAGCCCACCTGCTTGCATCCAACTTTATAATAAAAATTAATAGCTCCTACGTTTCGTACTTGAGTGCCAACTTTAATCTCACTACACCCGCGTTTATAGGCCGAATGTTCTATAGCTTCAAATAATTTCGTTCCAATGCCGCCTTTAGCCTTATTACTTAAAACAGCTACCAATTCAATGATACAAGTTCTATCATAATAAGAATGTAGTAAAAACCCATCTATCCCTCCATCGGCTCCTTCAGCTACAGCATAGAATTTATTCTCCTTTTCGAAGGAATTTTTCAGCCATTGCCGGTAGACTTCGGCACCACCCCTTTTAGCTAGTTCAGGATCTTCTGTGAACTTTGAGAACGGAAAATCTGCCATATTAACTATTCTTTCATCTCGCTCCATTGCTTGATAAATCCTGATGCTCTCCGGCATAATAGCAGGAGCATCAATTTTCTTTATGAATTGTATATTTACATCAGCCAAGAAAGCCGTTGTATCTTTTCCAATAAGCAAGGCATTAGCTGGTTCCGAATTAAGGTTCTGAATAGATATAAACTGGTAGTTTCTAAATTTCTCTAATAAGCCTTTCCATTCTAATCTTGTAACTGGCTTATGTAGTATCGCTTTAGCACAGCTTACCCCAAAAAACTCGGTATCCCATTGCAACTCGCTGAATGTAACCGCACTCTCTATCTTTTCATGTTTCATAGGTATCCCAACTTCTCACGTCCCAACCCTAGTGTTCTTGTCAGCCTCTACGTGATCTTCAATACTTGCTGCCATCTCCATACTATTAGCCGGCACTACATAGATATCTTCACGCTTTAAAACCGATACAGCTGTTTTAAAGAATATTTTTATGTCAAACCATAAACTAAGATGGTCAATATAATAAATATCATTTTGAATACGTTCTTTCCACGGGACTGTGTTTCTATAATACGCTTGGTTATATCCTGAAATTCCCGGTCTCACTTCCAGTTTTCGTTCTTCATTCCCCTCGTATAGCAAGCGATGTTCTGGTAAATCAGGTCTTGGCCCAATGATACTCATATCCCCTTTAATGACGTTAAGTAGTTGTGGTGTTTCATCAAGGCTAGTCTTGCGTATGAATTTTCCTATCTTTGTAAGTCTCGGATCATCCTCTGAATTAAACGTTGAACCATCTTTATTTCTAATATCTGGTGCATTCACTTTCATGGACCGGAATTTGTACATTTTAAATATATTTCCATCTTTACCAAGCCGTGGAGCGTTATAGAAAATTGATCCCTTGTCTTGAAAATAGATAACTGGCCCGACGATAATTAATATAATAAACCAAAAGGGCAGAGCGATTAGCGCTAATATCAGATCAAGTATTCTCTTGAAATATTTTTTATACATCCTCTCACCCTATCTACTTGCAGCAACTTCTCTATTATTTAAAATTTCATATATAATTCTCTTGAAATTATCAATCACATACTCCACATCCTCATCTGTCAATATAGTATGTAGCGGTAATGTAACCTCATTTTTATACATATTAAAAGCATTAGGATAATCCTTAATATCAAACCCTAATTTCTTATAGGCAGTAAACATAGGCAACGGCTTGTAATGTACATTAGTTGCAACCCCCGCCTCAGCCATCTTTATTATGATTTCATTTCTCTCAGCTTCCCCGATTCCAGGTATCCTTGCTAAATAAAGGTGCCCGGTAGATACATAATCCTCCCCATAATGCAACAAACTCTTAACTCCTAACGGCAACAATGCCCTATCGTAGGTCTTGATGACTCCTTTACGCCTTTCCAACAGAGCTTCATATCTTTTAAGCTGTATTAAACCGATAGCCGCTAATATATCGGTCATATTACATTTATAGGCCGGATAAATGATGTCATATTCCCAGGAACCTTTTTGGTTTTTGGCTAGAGCATCCTTGGATTGACCATGCAAGCTATATAACATAAATTGATTGTAAAGCCACTCATCATCTAATCCTAAATCGTTTCGCCAAACAACTGCTCCCCCTTCAGAAGTGGTTATATTCTTAACTGCATGAAAAGAAAAACATGTGAAATCAGCAACCTGTCCACATTTCATTCCTTTTCTTTCCGCTCCGAAAGCATGGGCTGCATCAGTCATTACTATTACCCTATTAAACAAGCGCTGAATTTCATTGTTAGCTTTGAATAATTCTTTCTTACTTTCAACTGCTTCAAATATCTTATCGTAGTCGCACATCTTGCCAGCTATATCTACTGGAATTATTGCCTTTGTTCTCTCGGTAATTGCATCAGCTAATTTGGAATAATCCATCTCAAAGGAATCCGGAGCCACGTCCAGCAACACAATTTTTGCACCGACGTGATCTATTACTGAAGCTGAAGCTGTATATGTATATGCTGAAGTAATTACCTCATCACCTGGTCCAATACCTAAAATACGCAGAGTAAGTTCCATAGCTGCTGTTGCAGAATTTAGGCAGACGGCTTTATTGACTCCTAAATATTCAGCTATCTTTTGCTCAAATAATTTTGTTCTCGGTCCGGTTGTAATCCATCCTGATTTTAAGGCTTGTATAACTTCTTCAATCTCCGCATCTGTAATATCCGGTGGAGAGAAAGATATGTTCTTTATTTCAGCCATCTAGTTCACACTCATTTCTTTCATCATAAATAACTTAGAATAAGGTTCTATATCTGAAATGCTATAAGCATTAAAATTCCCATATTAATTAGTTATCACATGTATATACCCACTGTTGTAATCTACATATTGTGGTCGATATGTATTCATTTCGGTGCTTTCTACCACATCTAGTATTTATCCATAAACCATACTCACGGCTAAGATTCATATCCCAAGAGTCATCATTTTATGCAACATATACGCACTATTAACTCCTACACACAATATATTGCGATTGATTCTTACTTCATAAACAACGTAAATCACTCATCCTCTGGGAATATTTAATTTTACAGGTTGGTTAGTATTTAGTTGGTTAGGTAAAGTATTTCAACATTCTAACTTCCTTTAATAAGCCATTGAGCATTTTCCCAACTTCTTCTGCTACTTTTAAAATGCTTCCCCTGCTTTGCCTTCGACAATGTTACCGGGTATAGAAACATAGGCTCTCCTTATTTGAGATGTTAATCCAAACTGTTCATCTCCAGGAAAGCCTTTTGTGATTTCGTAGACCTTTAAGACTAGCTCATGTGATTTTTGCCAGAGGATAATCTTACTGGTATCGTTGTACATGTAGTATTTGGGTGTTGGTTAGGTATTAGTTGGTTAGGTAAAAACCCTTTTTGAACCTTTTCTGTCCAACTAATCAACTAACCTCACCCAGTCATATCTTTCCTATATAATACCATATTAGGAACAAGAGCTATCATAGAGTTGAATACATCCTTAGCTTTTAATTTGGATCCTAACTCTTTAAGCTTGACCAACTCAAATACCAATGTTTCCAGATCCACCTTAGCAGTACGTGCAACAAAAATCCTTTTATGCTTTGTAGCCTTTGATCCTTCCTCTGCAGTAAGCAGCTCCTCAAAGAGCTTTTCCCCCGGCCTTATACCGGTAAACTTAATCTCTATATCCCTTTCAGGTTCCAAACCTGATAAATTAATCATACACTTGGCCAAATCCACAATCTTCACAGGCTCGCCCATATCAAGGACAAATACCTCTCCACCCTTAGCAATAGCTCCGGCCTGTACCACCAGCTGCACAGCTTCCGGTATGGTCATAAAATATCGCTTCATCTCCGGGTGAGTTACAGTCACAGGCCCGCCCTTAGCAATCTGCCTTTTAAATATCGGCACCACACTTCCGTTACTGCCCAGAACATTGCCGAAACGAACTGCAGTAAAGGTAGTGTCACTAACGCTGTTCAACTGCTGTATAATAAGTTCGGCTATACGCTTAGTTGCACCCATTACACTGGAAGGGTTAACCGCCTTATCGGTAGATATCATAACAAAGATATCCGTACCCACCCTGTCGGCAGCCTCGGCCACATTCCTGGTACCAAAAATATTAGTCTTTACCGCTTCATCAGGGTGAAGTTCCATGAGCGGAACATGCTTGTGAGCGGCAGCATGGAATACTACCGAAGGCTTATACGTCTCAAAAACTTGATCAATCTTCTGCTTGTCCCGTATATCGGCAATCACTATCTCTACCGGCAGCCTGTCCATATAGGCTTCTTTTAGTTCCAGGACAATATTATGTATACTGTTTTCACCATGCCCCAGGACTACCAGTAGCTTTGGATTAAACTTGGCCACCTGCCGGCACAGCTCGGAGCCAATTGATCCGCCGGCCCCTGTTACTAAGACTACCTTATTCAATAGATACCCGGCGATCTCATGCAGGTCTACATTAACAGGCTCCCGGCCCAATAAGTCTTCAACTTGAACATCACGAAGGTGGTTGACGGTTACATTCCCGTTAATCAACTGGTATACACCGGGCAAGATCTTTAACTTAACAGGCGTTTTTTTACACAGCTCCACGGTTTCCTGAACGATTTTCCCGGGCACCGAGGGCATGGCTATAATAACTTCTTCAATTCCATACTTTTCAATCAACCAGGGCAGCTGTTTCCGGGTTCCCACCACCGGAACATCCATAACAGTCATATTCTGCTTGTTTTTATCATCATCCACAAACCCCAGGGGCAGGTATTCACTGTCATGATTTTTTAATTCCCGCACTATAAGGACACCGGCATCTCCGGCCCCGACAATAAGGGTTCTTTTTTTCACCACGGTACTTAAACCATTAGCTGCACCATTTTTCTTTTTATGTACATGCATACGCCAAGCCAACCTGGAACCGCCGATAAAAAGAAGATTAAAGGCCCAGGACATCAGCACTACACTTCTGGGTAAGGGAGTAGAAACAAAAAAGGTTATAGCAATTACTGCTGCCGTACCCACCGAAACAGCCTTAGCAATGGCAACCAGCTCACCGACACTGGCATAGGCCCAAACCTTCTGATAAAGTTTAAATATGTAGAAGAAGCCAACCAGTATTATGGCAGATACCGGAGCAAAATACAAATATTGATCCAATATCAAGCCGATTTTCTGCGACTCATAAAAGCGAATCAGTAAGGCTGTAAGCATTGCCAGGTTGACAAGAAAAAAATCACATAACATCAGGGTGGTAACCCGTGCTATGTAACTCATACAGATCACCTTACTTCCAAATATAAAAACAAACACATAACGTTAACTATGTATTTTTTAATTACCCTCAAAAAATTAACGGCCTCAGCGTATTACTTAAAAAAACAGCATATGAAACTTCTTACCGGTGACCCTTTTTTCAAAATGACAGGTTACGGGTTAGTTTAATATGCTCTTTTAAAATTATTAAATTAAAAAAACAGATTCAGTTACACCTCAAACAAACCAAATTATTCCTTAGCTGCCTATTACTTCGACATATAATCATGATTTCCTTCAAAATATTAGCAAAAATTTTAAGGTTATTTGTTGTGAAACAAAAGAGATTTTTCACATTATCTGCCGGACTCATTTTAGAGAAATTCCCCGGCGCCTTCTTTTGCCAATCTTAATATAATAAGCTTTATTCTCCTCACATTTATACAAACGGATGCCAAAAAATCTCAGCGGTGTCCATATTTCTTTCATATGTAAATATGCCATATAACACCTCTTATAACACCGTTCCCTATTTTTCACTTAAATCTGATATAATTATACAGATACCTGATAAACTCTAAATAAACTAAAATAAACTTAACTTAACATTTTTATAAACTTAAAATAAAAATCAGCCTGCCAGCAGCTGATTAAGCAATTAAGTCGTTTACATAAAAGGAATTTGACCTGTCAGGAGGAATTATTTTTTAATAATACCACTTTAAAGAACGAGGTTTTATTATGGCTGAGGAGAAAATACTGGTCGTAGATGACGAAGCTTTGATAAGAAAACTACTCCAATATCACCTGGTGAACAATGGCTTCAGGGTAGTCACCACCGGAAACAGTTACCGGGTATTGGAGCTGGTGCAAGTTGAAAAACCGGATCTGATTATCCTTGATATACTGTTACCGGGGATTGACGGCATAGAATTATGCCGCGAAATACGCAAGCAGAACAATGTCCCGATCATCTTCCTTACTTCCAAGAATGACAGTTCGGATGTTGTACTGGGCCTTGGGGTAGGCGGCGATGACTACATAACCAAACCTTTTAAGCCGCAGGAAATGATCGCCCGGGTGAAAGCCCACCTGCGCCGCTGGCGCTTACAAGATACCGGCGGCAGTACAGCAGTGCAAAACCGGAAGCTTAAATATAAAGGCCTGGAAGTAGACCTGCCCGGGCGATCCGTATTTGTCAACGGCCGGGCGGTGAATCTTACGGTAAAGGAATTTGACCTGCTGGCTTTGTTGGCCCGAAATCCAAACCACGTTTTTACCTATAGACAGCTGCTGAACTTGATCTGGAAATATGAAAATTATGATGATAAAAGGACATTGCTGGTACATATCAACAGGCTGCGTAAAAAAATTGAACCCGACCCCTCTAAGCCGGTATATATTCTGACCATGAAGGGAGTGGGTTACAAATTCAGCGGGCTGGTTTAAACGATCAATGCAGGGAATTGGTTAAACGGCGAATAGCCGTTCTTTGTTTGCCAGAAAATCCTGCAGCCTTTTCTCCAGCCGCCGGTATTCCCCTTCAACTGCTCCGATAAGCTCTGTTACTGCCTCTAGTTCACCGGCCGCAGCCAGTTTTTCTATCTTTTTACACAGTTCCGCAAGCCTGTCGGCACCCATTAAGTAGCCGCTGGATTTCATGCCGTGGGCCTGCAGGCGCACAGCCGCCGCATCCCGGCTTTGGAAAGCATCCCTGAGTGCGGCCAATTTGTCAGGTATATCTTGTAAAAATATTTCAATTAATTTAATAAGAAAATCCTCGTCCCCGCCGGTAATGTCTATAAATTCCCGGTGTCTTTCTTTATCAACAAATGCTGCCATGAAAGAATCCACAATCCTGCTTGCCATTCTCCCCGGGACCGGCCCGTCTTGCGCCGGGTCTAGATCATAACCGGGCAGCCAGCGGGCCAATACTTTTTGTAAATCCGCCAGCCGGACCGGTTTACTTAAATAATCATCCATCCCGGCACTCAAGCAGTTTTCCCTCTCTTCCGCCATAACACCGGCAGTCGTTGCGATAATGGGGGTTCGCCGTCTCCCTCCGGCACCCTCAAGCCGGCGGATAACCCGGGCTGTCTCGCAGCCGTCCATAACCGGCAGCCGGCAGTCCATCAATATAAGGGTATATTCAGTGGAGGAAAAAGCTTCCACCGCCTCCCTGCCGTTACTAACTATTTCAGCACTCAGGCCAAGTTTTTTCAACTGGGAAACAATTAACTTCCGGTTAATGGCATTGTCCTCCACCACCAAAACAGTACCCTGTTTATTTTTCCCTTTCAAATGCCCGAAAGTCAACCCGTCCGGGGTATTGTTTTCAACCGGAACAGCGGCATTGCCCAACTGCAAAGGAACTGTAAACCAGAAGGTTGAGCCCCGTCCTTCCCGGCTTTCATATCCGATTTGACCGTTCATCAATTCCACCAGCCGCCTACAAATGGCCAGGCCCAGGCCGGAGCCCCCGCGCTCGCCGGCAGCCGTCTGACCAGCCTGGTAAAAGGGCTGAAATAAATATTTTTTAGCCTGCGGCGGTATCCCTATGCCGGTATCCCTAACTTCATAGCGCAGGATTACCTGCCCCGGCTCCTCCTTTTCCGGAAAGGCATGCAGTGTCACTTCTCCCTGCTCAGTAAATTTAACGGCATTGCCCACCAAATTTAAAAGCACCTGGCTCAATCGCACCGGGTCGCCCCGCAGCCATGCGGGGATCTCCGGGGCAGGATAGGATTTAAGGGAAATGCCCTTAGCCCTGGCTTTAGGAGTTAAAGAAGTAATCACGGTTTTTTCAACAGCTGCGGGACTAAAATCCGTCACTTCCAGTGTTAATTTGCCCTCTTCGATTTTTCTAAAATCCAGGATGTCATCAATTACCGTCACCAGCAAATCGGATGATTCCTTAATCAGAGACATGTATTCCCGCTGTTCTTTACTAAGGGAAGTTTGCAGCATAAGTTCGGTCATACCGATAACGCCGTGCAGGGGTGTACGTATTTCATGACTCATCATGGCCAGAAATTCGCTTTTGGCGCGGTTTGCCGCATCAGCCTCGTCTTTGGCCCGTTTTAGCTGCAGATTGGCCTTTTGCAGCTGGCTTGTCCTTTCTGCAACCGTTTGTTCCAGGGTCCGGCTCCACCTGGATATTTGATCCCTGGATTTTTCCAGATTGTCGTACAGCCGGGCATTTTCGATGGAAATGGCTATCGAAGAAGACAGCAGCCTCAACACCTCCACCCGGTCAGGGGTAAATACGCCGGTGGACAGGTTGTTTTCCAGATAAAGAATACCGGATGTCTTTCCCTTGCCAATAACCGGCAGGCAAATAACCGACTTGGGACGGTATTTCGAGATGTATTCATCCCGGGTAAATATTCCCTCCCGCGAGGCATCATGAAGCACTACAAATTCCCCGGTTCGGAACACATAATATACGACGGCCTCGGAAAGACAGCCGCATTGCCCGAGGGGAACGGATTCACGGATAACCGGCGGCCCTTTGCCCGCACCTCCCTCACCCGAACTAAGGTTTTGGTTTTTTTCATTTCCCGCAAAAACCGAAGCCTCTATTTTAAGCTCCTGCCCACTCTCCATAATAAAGAAACCCTTTTGCGCTCCGGCATTCTCAATAATTATTTTCATCATTTTTTGCAGCAGCCGGTCCAGAACAATTTCCCCGGAAAGCACCTGCGAAACCTTTACTATTGAGGCCAGGTCCAGTTGACTTGCCCCTGCCCCGGTAAGCCCGGCAGCCGCCGGAAACAATTGAGGAAACATTTGCTCCAGGTTTTCCGCCGCCCGCCCGGCACCCCAGGCCCGGTATCCCGCACATGCCTTTTGCATATACAGCCCGGCAATCTTCTCTCTGCCTTCTGCCAACCAGAACCTGGCCGCCAATTCATTGCCCAGGGCTTCGTTTTGTATATATTCGCTTTCTCCTGCGGAGGCAATGGCCCGGTCGTATAGTTCTGCAGCAGCAATGGCTGCCTTACCGGTTATACGTGTCATCTCAGCCGCCACCAGGTAATATTTGTGCAAATAATTCTCACTGCAGGTACCGGCCCATTTTTTTAACTGCCGCCGGTTCCTTTTGAGTATCTTAAAGTAATGCCTTTTTTGCCTTTTATTTAACTGCCCGTAAGAGGCAGCTATAACCAGAGATTGCCATAACACATACTCTGCGGCAAGGGGCATCCCCCTAATTGTATTGATAATATTTACATCTATCTTCTGCAGTACCTCAAAAGCTTTGTTATACATTCCTTCAAAATAGAAGCATTGTATTTTAAACAAATAATAAGCCATAACTGCCATACCGTTCCGCTGCTCGATTATTTCCCGGATTAAAGTATCTTTCTCATCAAAAGGATCAGGGTGGGAAGATTCACCCCTGAGATAATTTACAAACCTCTGCACCAATAGAAAAAACCCTAATGTATTTTTAAGATTGAACCGATCAGTAAATTCAAAGTAGGAAGTACTTTCCTCATAAATCCTGTTCAGGTGTTCCCCCAGTATTATTCTATTTTGTACCGTTCGCCCCATTATACCTGCAGCCATGTAAAATTCGCCGGAATCCAGGGAATTTTGCTTTGCCCGGGCAAAGTAATCAAGACTTTTTTTCAGATGTTCTCCCCAGTGGCTGAGGTATACGGCAACCGCATAATAAACCCTGCATTTAACCGGATAATTATTGTCACTGTCAGCCAACTTCAGTGCCACTGCCTGCAGTTCCCGCGCAGCCTTATAGTCCTGCAAAATCCCGCCGGCAATTAAACCGTACCCGGCGTAAGCAAGGGCGGAATGGTGAGAATTGCCGTATTTGACGGAAAGGACTGCCATTTTCAACAGCAGGAGTACAAACAATTCAGGATTGCGAAGGCTGGCGGGCGGAACCAGGTTATTAAGCTGGTCCATTATTTTTTTAACCCGGGGCTCCTTCATTACCGGTAATTCAGGCAAGTTTTTGATCTTTTGCACAGGCAGTCGCCTTTTAAGCCATAAAATTTCTTTGAAAATACTGTATTTGCCGGGGTGCAGCGGTAATCTGAATCCCAGCTCTCTCAGACCCATAAGTCCATATTTAAATACATCTGCATATTTTAAAGTAGTGGCGGAAATGAGGGCTTTCACGGCCATGACATCGGACCTGTCCGGCTTAGATTTGGCCCTGGCCAGAAGCATTTCAAACAATCGATCCCCCGAAGCATCTTTTCCGCACAGGCAAAGACACTGGTAAAGCTCCAGGTGCAGCTCAAAGGCCAGGGGGTACTGCTCATTCCATGCATCCGGCGGTAAAAAATT includes:
- a CDS encoding polysaccharide biosynthesis protein — its product is MSYIARVTTLMLCDFFLVNLAMLTALLIRFYESQKIGLILDQYLYFAPVSAIILVGFFYIFKLYQKVWAYASVGELVAIAKAVSVGTAAVIAITFFVSTPLPRSVVLMSWAFNLLFIGGSRLAWRMHVHKKKNGAANGLSTVVKKRTLIVGAGDAGVLIVRELKNHDSEYLPLGFVDDDKNKQNMTVMDVPVVGTRKQLPWLIEKYGIEEVIIAMPSVPGKIVQETVELCKKTPVKLKILPGVYQLINGNVTVNHLRDVQVEDLLGREPVNVDLHEIAGYLLNKVVLVTGAGGSIGSELCRQVAKFNPKLLVVLGHGENSIHNIVLELKEAYMDRLPVEIVIADIRDKQKIDQVFETYKPSVVFHAAAHKHVPLMELHPDEAVKTNIFGTRNVAEAADRVGTDIFVMISTDKAVNPSSVMGATKRIAELIIQQLNSVSDTTFTAVRFGNVLGSNGSVVPIFKRQIAKGGPVTVTHPEMKRYFMTIPEAVQLVVQAGAIAKGGEVFVLDMGEPVKIVDLAKCMINLSGLEPERDIEIKFTGIRPGEKLFEELLTAEEGSKATKHKRIFVARTAKVDLETLVFELVKLKELGSKLKAKDVFNSMIALVPNMVLYRKDMTG
- a CDS encoding response regulator transcription factor, translated to MAEEKILVVDDEALIRKLLQYHLVNNGFRVVTTGNSYRVLELVQVEKPDLIILDILLPGIDGIELCREIRKQNNVPIIFLTSKNDSSDVVLGLGVGGDDYITKPFKPQEMIARVKAHLRRWRLQDTGGSTAVQNRKLKYKGLEVDLPGRSVFVNGRAVNLTVKEFDLLALLARNPNHVFTYRQLLNLIWKYENYDDKRTLLVHINRLRKKIEPDPSKPVYILTMKGVGYKFSGLV